The Aeromonas veronii genome includes the window CGCTCACCTGAGCCGTTCCGGCAGGAGCCACCACTGGAGTCTGACTGCTCGCACCCCCATCGGCCTTGGCGACGGAAGCCTGGGCAGTGCCGCTCTCTTGCGCCCTGCCCCCTGTGCGGGCCTGACCTGATGCCTCATCGGTGCTGGCCGTCACGCCACCTGCGCCCTGTGCGCTGGCATCCGCCCCGCTTGGTGAGCGCCCGTCAGCCTTGCCCTCGGCACTGGCTGCGGGCTGATCGGCAGAGACCATAGTGGCACTGGCCACCCCTTCTCCAAAGACCCTGGCCACACCGGCCTGCTTGTCATTGGCGGTCTGCGCGGCGGACAGGTTTTCCCTGTTCGCGCCATCGGTCTCTCCCGTCACCACCTTGGCCAGCTGGGCTGCTCGCTCGGGGCCAGAGAGGGGCTGGGATTCCGGCTTGGATCCGGTCTCTTTGGCAGCGACGCCCTTGTCGGCCACAGACTTCTCTGATGCGTTCAGGTCTGCGCCAGTCTCGCGGCTGTCAACCCCGTCCGCCACCGGGGATGCAGCCTGTTTGCCCGGCAGGGCGGCATCGGCGCCGGCCACGCGGCCCAGGGCATCCGGGGACGCCGCGCCATGTGCCGCACTTTTTTCCGCCGCACTGTTCGCGGCATCACCCGTCCCCTTGCCGGATGGCGCCAAGGCCGCTGCTAGCTCCGTGCGCTGGGCCAGGTCGTTTTGGGGCAAAGTCCCTTGCTGCCCGGCACCGGCCACGGCGTCCTTGCCAGGGACTCCGGCGATGGAGGGCGACTCGGGCGGCAAGTCATTGCCGTCCGGATGGGCGGCAGGGAGCGGAGCCTGGGGAGGGGTCGCCACCTGCGCCACCAGGGTGGTGTCCTGGCGCAGCGAGGCTTGCAGCTGCTGCAGGAAATCGTCGGGGGGAAGCTCGGCCTCGTCGGCCTTCTCTACTTGATGAGGTGCATTCTGGCTCGTCTCGCTCGCCGCCAAAGATTTGGCATCCAGCGGAGACTTGAGTGCGCCATCCCCCTGACGGGCGGGATCCTGTTGCCCGAGCTGGCGGGCCATGGCATCGGCGAAGAGGGCCTTGCCCTCTCCCGGCAGTGGCAGATCCCCCTCGCCACCCAGCGCAGGCAACGCCGGGGTGGCGGCACCATCGACCGACTTGGCCTGGGCAGAGGCTGTAATCAACTGGGTCTGTATCATGCTGGGATCCCTGACGACAATCCGGTGATGACCGCGCGGCCTGGGGCTGGGGCGGTCGATGAATCGAGTGATTGACCGAAGAGAAGCAAATTACAGGCCAGAGTGGTGATAGCGTCGCTGGATGGCGTAATCATCCAGCATCTTCTGCTCCTGGCGCTGGGCCTTCAGGCGCAATTTGTCTGCCTGCTTCTCCAGCAACAGCTCGACGGCCTTGCGCCGCTGCTGGGCCTCCAGCCACTGGGTGCGGCACTGGGCCAGCGCCTCGCGCACCTGCAACACCCCTTCGTATTGCTGGGTCGCCGCATTTTCCAGCTTGTTGATGAAGGCGTGATACTGGCTGTTCTGCTGGGGACTGATCCCCTGCAGGCCGCGATCCGTCCACTGCTGGTGGTAAATCTGGCGGTACTGGTTCAGCGCGTTTTGCTGATCCATGAACAGCTTCAAGTCCTGCTGGGCCTTGGCCAGCGCCATGGCCGCTTGATGTTCGGCCTCCACCAGCCTGGCTGACAGCAACTCCAGTCCTTTACTCATCAATTGGCTCCCGATTCATCTCGTCAACGCATCAGGGGCATGGCCACCATGTGCAGGGATTGCAGGCCTTCATCATAGGGAATGACCTCGCGCATCTTCTGCTGCAAGAACTGATCCAGATAGGGCTTCTGGATGATGGCCCGGTCGATGCGGGGATCCGAGCCCTGGCTGTAGGCGCCGATGGTGATGAGATCCCGGTTCTGCTGATAGAGGGAGTAAAACTGCTTGAAGGTGCGCGCCAGCTCCATGTGCTCCGGCGAGGTGACCATGGGCATGACCCGGCTGATGGACTTCTCGATGTCGATGGCCGGGTAATGGCCCGCATCCGCCAGCTCCCGCGCCAGCACGATGTGACCGTCGAGGATGGCCCGCGCCGCGTCGGCGATGGGATCCTGCAGATCGTCCCCCTCCGTCAGCACGGTGAAGAAGGCCGTAATGGAGCCCTGGCCGTCGCTGCCGTTGCCGGCCCGCTCCACCAGCGCCGGCAATTTGGCAAATACCGAAGGCGGGTAGCCCTTGGTGGCGGGCGGTTCCCCCACTGCCAGGGCGATTTCCCGCTGGGCCTGGGCATAACGGGTGAGGGAGTCCATCAAGAGCAACACGTTGAGCCCCTGATCCCGGAAATACTCGGCGATGGCCAGCGCCGTCTCGCACCCCTTGAGGCGCATCAGCGGCGAGGCGTCGGCAGGCGCCGCCACCACCACGGCTCGTTCGCGCCCCTCGGCCCCGAGGATCTCCTCGATGAACTCTTTGACCTCCCGGCCCCGCTCACCGATGAGCCCCACCACCACCACGTCCGCCACCGAGCCGCGGGTCATCATGCCGAGCAGCACGGATTTACCGACGCCGGAGCCGGCGAACAGCCCCATCCGCTGGCCCTGGCCCACGGTGAGCACGGCGTTGATGGCACGTACCCCCACGTCCATCGGCTGATGGATGGGGCGACGGGCGAGCGGATTGATGCGGTGCTGGGCAAACTGCACCGTCTGGGAGGCGAGGATGGGGCCTAGCCCGTCCAGGGGCTGACCGATGCCGTCGATGACCCGGCCGAGCAGGTTCATCCCCACCGGAATGCCATGCTCCTCGGTGATGGGCACCACCCGGGCTCCGGGGATGACCCCCTTGAGCTGCTCGCTCGGCATCAGGAACAGGCGATCCCCGGAGAAGCCCACCACCTCGGCCTCCAGCGCCCCCTCCTGGGTATCGATGCGGCACAGGGCGCCGATGGCGGCGCGACAGCCGATGGCCTCCAGGGTCAGCCCCACCACCCGGGTCAGCTTGCCTGCCACCGGCGGCGTGGGGCCGCTCTCGCGCACGCGGTAGGCTTGCAGTCGATTGAGCAAGGACGCGGTCATGAGGCCTCCGAAGGGGTGAAGAGTGCGAGCCGGGGCGAACAGGACGCCATCCCGGCCCTGATGTTGAATACGGCGGCGCCAGAAGGTGCAGGGCGATGCAGCACCATCAGTCCGCGTTGTCCCGCAGGAAGCTGCGCAGCAGTTGTTCGATGCGCCCCGCCAGGGTCAGATCGATGCTGGAGAGCTCGGTGGCGAGCTGCAGATCCCCCGGGGAGAAGGTGGGTTCGGCCTGCAACCGCCAGTGGCGCCTGGCACACTCCTCGGCGCCGAAGGCCTCCTCGACCCGGGCTAGATCATCCGGATGCAACATCAGGGTGACCCCGTGCTCGGCCGCCGGCAGCAGGGAGAGCCCCTGCTTGAGCGCCTCCAGCAGCAGCCGAGGCGAGGTTTGCGCCTCATGGCGGATGAGGGCGCGGGCGAGCTGCTGCACCAGGCTGATGAGCTGCTGCTCCACCGCGGCGTCCAGCTCGCTCAGGGGGTTGGCGAGGCGATCGGCAAGCCCCTGCCAGTGGGCAATCTGCTGCTCCACCTGTTCGCGGCCCATGGCGAGCCCCTCTTCCCTGCCCTGCTCCAGACCCGCCTGATGGCCCTGCTGCAAGCCTTCCAGCTTGCCCTCCTCCAATCCCTTGGCAAAGCCCGCTTCACGCCCCTCGCTCATCCCCTCTTCCCAGGCGGCCTGGCGAATGGCTTCCAGCTCCTCGGCGGTGATGCTGGGAGCGGGCTCCTCCTCCGGCTCGGGATCAGGGGTTTCGACCTCCTGCTCCTGCCGATACCAGTCCGGGCTGAGCCCCAGGGCATTGCTCTGGATCTCGGACTCGACTTCCATCTCGGGCCAGCCCCAGGCCTGCGCCGGCAACTCGTCCGGCTCGGGCCGGACGTAACCGCGCAGCTTGTTATTCTTGCTGTTCATGCTCTAGTAGCACTCCTCACCAAAAACGGGTGGCATGACAATACAACACCATGGTGAAAGGCCAACATGTTAGAGGAACTCTTCGCCACCACCGGCCCCCAGCATGATCTCGCCCGCATCCGCCAGACGGCGTGCGATGGAGAGGATCTCCTTCTGGGCGGCCTCCACTTCGGAGACCCGGATCGGCCCCATGGCCTCCAGATCGTCCGCCAGCATCTCGGCGGCCCGCTTGGACATGTTCTTGAACACCTTCTCCCGCATCTGATCGTCCGAGCCCTTGAGGGCCCGTTGCAGCAGATCCCCCGGTACTTCCCGCAGCAGGGTCTGGATGCCGCGATCGTCCACGTCGATGAGGTTCTCGAACACGAACATCAGATCCTGGATCTGCTGGCTCATCTCCTCGTCCGAGTCGCGGATGGAGTCCATCAGCTGGCCTTCGATGTTGGTGTCGAGGTAGTTCATGATGTTGGCGGCAGCCTTGAGGCCACCCATCTTGGCGGCCTGAGCCCCGGCCGCACCGGCGAACTGCTTCTCCATGATGTCGTTGAGCTCTTGCAGCGCCGCCGGTTGCACCTCTTCCAGGTTGGCGATACGCATCACCAGATCCAGGCGTACCTGCTCCGGGAACTGGCTCAGGATCTCCGCCGACTGCTCCGGCTCCAGATAAGAAAGCACTATGGTCTGGATCTGCGGGTGTTCGTTCTGGATGATGCTGGCCACCTGGCGCGCATCCATCCACTTGAGGGAGTCGAGGCCGCGGGCCCCTGACCCCAGAATAATCTGATCCACCAGGTTGCTGGCCTTGTCCTCCCCGAGTGCCGCCACCAGGGCCTTGCGCACGAAGTCTTCGCTGCCGATACCGATGTTGGTGTATTTCTGGATGTCGTCGATAAATTGACGATGCACCGCCGCCACCCGATCGTGACTGAAGTCCGACATGGAGGCCATGGACATGCCGAGGCGCTGCACCTGCTTGGGTTCGAGGTGACGGAAGATCTGGGCGGCGTCCTCTTCGTTGAGGCTCAGCATCAGCACGGCCGCCATCTCCATCCCGCTCATCTGATCCAGAAGCAGGCGCTGGCTGTCGGTAATCTCGTTACCGGTGATTTGGTTCTTGTTCTCTTCAGGCATCTCGGTTCGTTACCCATTCTTTAATGACCTGAGCGGCCAGATCCGGTTCATTCGCCACCAGCGCACGCACCGCCTTGAGCAAGTCTTCATCCTTGTGCAGATCCGGCAGTTTCAGGTGACCATCGCGCACCCCGAAGATGGGCTCGGCTTCCGCCTGGGCCGCCAGCAGACTGAGCTCGTCATCCCCGCCCAGCACTATGCTGTTGTCCAGATCCAGCTCCCCTTCCGGTCTCGCATCCGGGTAGAGCAGGCGTTTGAGCATGGGGCGCACCACGGTGACGATGAGCACTATGATGACCAGCACGGAGGCGGCGATGCGCACCGCGCGCCAGAACCAGGGCTGCTCGTAGAGCGGGATGTCCGCCACGGCCTCGAGTTCGGGACGGTTGAACGGGATGGCGACCACTTCCAGGGTATCCCCCCGGGTCACGTCAAAGCCGAGGCCGCCACTGAGCAACCGACGCAGGGTGTCGAGCTCGGCCTGGGTGCGGGGCTCGCGGGTGATGGCACCCTCGGCGCCAGGCGTCGCCTTGTAATCCACCGCCACCGACACCGTCATGCGGCGAATGCCGCCCTGCTGGCGCCGGATATGGCTGATGGTGCTGTCCAGTTCGAAGTTGCGGGTCGCCTCCTTGCGGGAGCGGCCGCTGGCCGCATTGCCACCCTCGGCGGCCGTGGCCTCCTGGGGAATGCTGGAGGCGGCAGGGGGCTGGTTGGAGAGCGCGCCGGGCACGCCGCCGTTGCTGCCACCCGAGCTGTTCTCCTCCACCGTCATTTCGGAGCGCACGGCGGGCAAGTCCGGGTTGAAGGTCTTGCGGGTCTGCTCCTGCTGGGAGAAGTCGAGGGAGAGATCCACCTCGGCGGTGTAGTTGTCCGCCCCGAGCACCGGGATCAGGATGGCGTCAATTTTTTGTTTGTACTCCAGCTCCTGCTTCTGCTGCATCGCAAACTCTTTGCGGGTCTGGGCGGAGAGAGGATCCTGGGAGCCGGAGTTGAGCAGGCGGCCGTTCTG containing:
- the fliJ gene encoding flagellar export protein FliJ; the encoded protein is MSKGLELLSARLVEAEHQAAMALAKAQQDLKLFMDQQNALNQYRQIYHQQWTDRGLQGISPQQNSQYHAFINKLENAATQQYEGVLQVREALAQCRTQWLEAQQRRKAVELLLEKQADKLRLKAQRQEQKMLDDYAIQRRYHHSGL
- a CDS encoding flagellar hook-length control protein FliK, translated to MIQTQLITASAQAKSVDGAATPALPALGGEGDLPLPGEGKALFADAMARQLGQQDPARQGDGALKSPLDAKSLAASETSQNAPHQVEKADEAELPPDDFLQQLQASLRQDTTLVAQVATPPQAPLPAAHPDGNDLPPESPSIAGVPGKDAVAGAGQQGTLPQNDLAQRTELAAALAPSGKGTGDAANSAAEKSAAHGAASPDALGRVAGADAALPGKQAASPVADGVDSRETGADLNASEKSVADKGVAAKETGSKPESQPLSGPERAAQLAKVVTGETDGANRENLSAAQTANDKQAGVARVFGEGVASATMVSADQPAASAEGKADGRSPSGADASAQGAGGVTASTDEASGQARTGGRAQESGTAQASVAKADGGASSQTPVVAPAGTAQVSDPQTPALAAPQQVLARHESQGPQASLAALSAGIQQMESAPAVVVKANSELRKTELKGSLDEVGKSAGLEAKSAQQAEAGATTQQLAFQGSNESKSVAETGARRDAQNLPHLKLATPETPTQLHQKVNLMLTDKLQQAEIQLDPLGLGKMKIQIQMGADSQASVNFVVQHGQTREMLEQAMPRLRDMLGGQGIQLGQTQVQQQPQSQQQAQQHSQLAQQQSQGQASSGGEGRQGNGSAGGRGQGESEGTAHTLSLLVESANDAGIDFYA
- the fliH gene encoding flagellar assembly protein FliH; the encoded protein is MNSKNNKLRGYVRPEPDELPAQAWGWPEMEVESEIQSNALGLSPDWYRQEQEVETPDPEPEEEPAPSITAEELEAIRQAAWEEGMSEGREAGFAKGLEEGKLEGLQQGHQAGLEQGREEGLAMGREQVEQQIAHWQGLADRLANPLSELDAAVEQQLISLVQQLARALIRHEAQTSPRLLLEALKQGLSLLPAAEHGVTLMLHPDDLARVEEAFGAEECARRHWRLQAEPTFSPGDLQLATELSSIDLTLAGRIEQLLRSFLRDNAD
- the fliI gene encoding flagellar protein export ATPase FliI gives rise to the protein MTASLLNRLQAYRVRESGPTPPVAGKLTRVVGLTLEAIGCRAAIGALCRIDTQEGALEAEVVGFSGDRLFLMPSEQLKGVIPGARVVPITEEHGIPVGMNLLGRVIDGIGQPLDGLGPILASQTVQFAQHRINPLARRPIHQPMDVGVRAINAVLTVGQGQRMGLFAGSGVGKSVLLGMMTRGSVADVVVVGLIGERGREVKEFIEEILGAEGRERAVVVAAPADASPLMRLKGCETALAIAEYFRDQGLNVLLLMDSLTRYAQAQREIALAVGEPPATKGYPPSVFAKLPALVERAGNGSDGQGSITAFFTVLTEGDDLQDPIADAARAILDGHIVLARELADAGHYPAIDIEKSISRVMPMVTSPEHMELARTFKQFYSLYQQNRDLITIGAYSQGSDPRIDRAIIQKPYLDQFLQQKMREVIPYDEGLQSLHMVAMPLMR
- the fliF gene encoding flagellar basal-body MS-ring/collar protein FliF, which codes for MANDQNGDLLMNNEGAATLDEQEQKSSALGFLSNTDVLRQITLILGLTICLAIAVFILLWGKEPEMRPLGTFNTQELVSTLDYLDQQKIPYQVDGKSVLVSAENYADIRLRLTRAGLASSSDVSNDGESILLKDSSFGVSQRMEGERLKLSRERQLASAIEQFQNVAKAQVLLAIPKDNVFARNERKPSATVVLSLRGSALGQGEVDSIVDMVASAVHGLEPTRVTVTDQNGRLLNSGSQDPLSAQTRKEFAMQQKQELEYKQKIDAILIPVLGADNYTAEVDLSLDFSQQEQTRKTFNPDLPAVRSEMTVEENSSGGSNGGVPGALSNQPPAASSIPQEATAAEGGNAASGRSRKEATRNFELDSTISHIRRQQGGIRRMTVSVAVDYKATPGAEGAITREPRTQAELDTLRRLLSGGLGFDVTRGDTLEVVAIPFNRPELEAVADIPLYEQPWFWRAVRIAASVLVIIVLIVTVVRPMLKRLLYPDARPEGELDLDNSIVLGGDDELSLLAAQAEAEPIFGVRDGHLKLPDLHKDEDLLKAVRALVANEPDLAAQVIKEWVTNRDA
- the fliG gene encoding flagellar motor switch protein FliG produces the protein MPEENKNQITGNEITDSQRLLLDQMSGMEMAAVLMLSLNEEDAAQIFRHLEPKQVQRLGMSMASMSDFSHDRVAAVHRQFIDDIQKYTNIGIGSEDFVRKALVAALGEDKASNLVDQIILGSGARGLDSLKWMDARQVASIIQNEHPQIQTIVLSYLEPEQSAEILSQFPEQVRLDLVMRIANLEEVQPAALQELNDIMEKQFAGAAGAQAAKMGGLKAAANIMNYLDTNIEGQLMDSIRDSDEEMSQQIQDLMFVFENLIDVDDRGIQTLLREVPGDLLQRALKGSDDQMREKVFKNMSKRAAEMLADDLEAMGPIRVSEVEAAQKEILSIARRLADAGEIMLGAGGGEEFL